The following are from one region of the Pseudomonas putida genome:
- a CDS encoding amino acid ABC transporter permease — MISFFQQYPEYWSDWSVRLMLGARITAELSLLGFALAVVLGALLVWAMRSPSAILKRLAALFIQSMRAVPLLALLLALYFALPSLGLTLSGYWAGAIGLGLQGAAYVAEILRGGLDSLHRGQREAAIAIGLTPLKAFTSVILPQVFRVILPPLLNAYVSILKDSSLCALIATDELMLAARAIASETFLPMHVFLLVGLFYFVIAFPLSMLSRVLEKHISRGRKTVRG, encoded by the coding sequence ATGATCAGTTTCTTTCAGCAATACCCGGAGTACTGGAGCGACTGGAGCGTCCGCCTGATGCTCGGTGCACGGATCACCGCCGAATTGTCGCTGTTAGGGTTCGCTCTGGCGGTCGTGCTGGGGGCGTTGTTAGTCTGGGCGATGCGAAGCCCGAGCGCGATCCTGAAGCGGTTGGCAGCGTTGTTCATCCAGAGCATGCGGGCAGTGCCGCTTCTGGCGTTGCTGCTGGCCCTGTACTTCGCGCTGCCCAGCCTGGGGTTGACCTTGTCCGGCTATTGGGCCGGGGCCATCGGCCTGGGTTTGCAGGGGGCCGCGTATGTTGCGGAAATCCTCCGTGGCGGCCTGGATTCGCTGCATCGCGGCCAGCGCGAAGCGGCTATCGCCATTGGCCTGACGCCACTGAAAGCGTTCACCAGCGTCATCCTGCCGCAAGTGTTTCGGGTCATATTGCCGCCCCTGCTCAACGCCTACGTGTCGATCCTCAAGGACAGCTCGCTGTGCGCCCTGATTGCCACCGATGAGTTGATGCTGGCAGCGCGGGCCATCGCTTCGGAAACCTTCCTGCCAATGCATGTCTTCCTGCTGGTAGGGCTGTTCTATTTCGTAATCGCCTTCCCTCTTTCAATGCTGTCGCGTGTGCTTGAAAAGCACATTTCACGCGGGCGCAAAACCGTGCGAGGTTGA
- a CDS encoding amino acid ABC transporter permease: MANFEVFLGLLPLLLKGALTALEIALCTLLLASAGGVVLAVLLTFGRSRLLHGVIGCFIEWMRNVPALAHLFLIYFGLSYLGINLPAWLAAILGLSLVGSAVLADIFRSGLQSLHVGQHEAGLAVGLSRMQILRCILLPQALRVTLPAFANYVTQLVKDTSIASAIAVPEIMFLARNLVTSTFQTSLIYLAVMCIYAVMIVPIGVGFLRLERHLGSAR; the protein is encoded by the coding sequence ATGGCGAATTTCGAAGTGTTTCTCGGGCTATTGCCCCTGCTGTTGAAAGGCGCGCTCACCGCCCTGGAAATCGCGCTGTGCACCTTGCTGCTGGCAAGTGCCGGCGGCGTGGTGCTTGCCGTGTTGCTGACATTCGGTCGCTCACGGCTGCTGCATGGCGTGATCGGCTGCTTCATTGAGTGGATGCGCAATGTGCCTGCGCTGGCGCACCTGTTCCTGATCTATTTCGGACTCTCCTACCTTGGCATCAACTTGCCCGCGTGGCTGGCCGCCATCCTTGGCTTGAGCCTGGTGGGCAGTGCGGTATTGGCCGACATTTTCCGCAGTGGCTTGCAGTCGTTGCATGTCGGCCAGCATGAAGCCGGGTTGGCTGTCGGCCTGAGCCGGATGCAGATTCTGCGCTGCATTCTCTTGCCCCAGGCCCTGCGCGTGACCTTGCCAGCGTTCGCCAACTACGTCACGCAACTGGTCAAGGACACCTCCATCGCCTCAGCCATTGCCGTGCCGGAGATCATGTTCCTGGCGCGTAATCTGGTGACCTCCACCTTCCAGACTTCGCTGATCTACCTGGCAGTGATGTGCATCTACGCCGTGATGATTGTGCCGATCGGTGTGGGATTCCTTCGGCTCGAACGTCATCTGGGGAGTGCGCGATGA